One Nicotiana tomentosiformis chromosome 4, ASM39032v3, whole genome shotgun sequence genomic window carries:
- the LOC104102683 gene encoding auxin-responsive protein IAA8-like, with protein sequence MSPPLLDVREEEGQSNVTLLASSASLGSICKKGSELKERNYMGLSDCSSVDSCTISTSSEDNNACGLNLKATELRLGLPGSLSPERGIETCPLASNEKLLFPLHPAKDSALAVSQKTVVTGNKRGFSDAMDGFSEGKFMPNSGVKAGDTKETSRVQPPKMKEATNQNTVPERTSAVNGASNRVGSGAPATKAQVVGWPPIRSFRKNTLASTSKNNEEVDGKAGSPALFIKVSMDGAPYLRKVDLRNYSAYQELSSALEKMFSCFTIGQYGSHGAPGKEMLSESKLKDLLHGSEYVLTYEDKDGDWMLVGDVPWEMFIDTCKRLRIMKGSDAIGLAPRAMEKCRSRN encoded by the exons ATGTCTCCACCACTCCTTGATGTTAGGGAGGAGGAGGGCCAGAGTAATGTAACTCTACTGGCTTCTTCGGCCTCCTTAGGAAGTATATGCAAGAAAGGATCAGAACTTAAAGAGCGAAACTATATGGGGCTTTCTGATTGTTCGTCGGTGGACAGTTGTACAATTTCCACCTCATCAGAGGACAATAATGCCTGTGGATTAAATCTCAAGGCAACTGAGCTCAGGCTCGGGCTCCCTGGGTCCCTCTCTCCCGAAAGGGGCATAGAGACTTGCCCTTTGGCCTCGAACGAGAAGCTGCTTTTTCCCTTGCACCCTGCCAAAGATAGTGCTTTGGCTGTATCACAGAAAACAGTTGTTACTGGCAACAAACGAGGATTTTCAGATGCTATGGATGGATTCTCAGAG GGAAAATTTATGCCGAATTCAGGTGTGAAAGCAGGCGATACTAAGGAGACCTCACGTGTTCAACCACCAAAAATGAAAGAGGCAACTAATCAGAATACAGTTCCAGAGAGGACTTCTGCTGTGAATGGGGCTTCAAACCGTGTAGGCAGCGGTGCCCCCGCTACCAA GGCACAGGTTGTTGGTTGGCCACCCATTCGATCTTTCAGAAAGAATACATTAGCCTCTACCTCAAAGAACAATGAAGAGGTGGACGGAAAAGCTGGATCACCAGCTCTTTTCATTAAGGTCAGCATGGACGGCGCTCCTTATTTGAGGAAAGTGGACCTCAGAAACTATTCTGCATACCAGGAGCTCTCTTCTGCTCTCGAGAAGATGTTTAGCTGTTTTACTATTG GTCAATATGGATCTCATGGAGCTCCTGGGAAGGAGATGTTAAGTGAGAGCAAATTGAAGGATTTGCTTCATGGATCTGAATATGTACTCACTTATGAGGATAAAGATGGTGACTGGATGCTTGTCGGTGATGTCCCTTGGGA GATGTTTATTGATACCTGTAAAAGGCTGAGAATCATGAAAGGTTCAGATGCCATTGGCCTGG CCCCAAGGGCTATGGAAAAATGCCGGAGCAGGAATTAG
- the LOC104102685 gene encoding uncharacterized protein, with translation MRSDPSKRNSDFWCEFHNDHGHRTSDCRILQGEVEQLLKQGYLIDLFSEKGRQSYMKNKQEPQKPPSPQRTVNVITGGDEVNGVTYTTAKKMSKIMVTHGKQVLQVLDGDSITFDDEDVDDLIISHNDTLVISLLVHDTNVKRVLIDRGSSENIILLRVVYGIQANDKVIPKAQSLSGFDNSSVITKWEVVLTTFAEGVVKDTNFNVVDADMAYNIIRGRPWIHDIDVVPSTLYQVIKSVEISNLQEVSTQG, from the coding sequence ATGAGATCAGATCCAAGCAAAAGAAATTCAGATTTCTGGTGCGAGTTTCATAACGATCATGGCCATAGAACATCAGATTGTAGAATTCTGCAAGGAGAAGTCGAGCAACTGTTGAAGCAAGGTTATCTTATTGATTTGTTCAGTGAGAAAGGAAGACAATCATATATGAAGAATAAACAAGAGCCCCAAAAACCTCCATCACCACAAAGAACAGTCAACGTAATAACTGGGGGAGATGAGGTTAATGGAGTAACATATACAACTGCAAAAAAGATGTCAAAAATCATGGTTACTCACGGAAAGCAAGTTCTCCAGGTCTTGGATGGTGACAGTATAACATTCGATGATGAGGATGTAGACGACTTGATAATTTCTCACAACGATACattggtaatatctttacttgtacaTGACACTAACgtaaaacgagttttgattgatcGAGGTAGCTCAGAGAATATCATTTTACTGAGGGTGGTGTATGGTATACAAGCTAATGATAAGGTGATACCAAAGGCGCAGTCCTTATCCGGGTTTGATAATTCGAGCGTTATCACAAAATGGGAAGTAGTACTCACCACATTTGCAGAAGGAGTTGTCAAGGATACAAATTTTAATGTGGTAGATGCGGACATGGCCTATAATATAATTCGGGGAAGACCGTGGATTCACGATATAGATGTCGTCCCATCCACATTATATCAAGTTATCAAATCCGTGGAGATCAGCAATCTTCAAGAAGTATCAACTCAAGGGTGA